One region of Oryza sativa Japonica Group chromosome 5, ASM3414082v1 genomic DNA includes:
- the LOC136356703 gene encoding uncharacterized protein, protein MVKTRNDPRDSNDASGSEEQTDEAHTSGAPGSSSSPPPENPTPPTFSSTTNPIEANDWLRAIEKKLNLLQCNDQEKVAFATHQLQGPASARWDNYVVTRPDATKEKFLFGLDDELTNQLISGVYEDFEKLVDKAIRQEEQRNKMDRKRKAAQISFPQGNNQKPRFMTGQLGGPSTLIVCQHRPYHPSNFNNDYNGGSHNNSKQHNHNSTPPPLMAPAQSDPPAVSAQSEQPKKGAVGKPGPCFNCGKNGHFASKCPKLNRTRPRFIQARANHVSAEEEQAAPEVELGTFPVNSYPATVLFDSGASHSFISKRFAGTHGLSVVELKIPMKVHTPGNDMRTAHYCPSVTIEIKRSPFLSNLILLESKDLDVILGMDWLTRNKGVIDCASRTITLTNDKGEKITFRSPASQKSVASLNQAAIEGQTETVEKSPRKLEDIPIVQEYPEVFPEDLTTMPPKREIEFRIDLAPGTAPIYKRPYRMAANELAEVKKKQDLEHLNLGIVEHGYVAALEARPTLVDQVRAAQLSSQFANGTV, encoded by the exons atggtgaagacaaggaatgatccccgtgactccaacgacgccagtggcagcgaagagcagacAGATGAAGCTCATACCAGTGGTGCACCTGGCAGCAgttcatctccgccgcccgagaacccaaca ccacccactttctcaagcaccaccaacccaatagaggccaacgactggctccgtgctattgagaagaagctgaacctaCTGCAATGCAATGACCAAGAGaaagttgcttttgctacacaccagttgcaaggtcccgcttctgccCGGTGGGATAACTACGTGGTGACCCGTCCAGATGCAACGAAG gagaagtttttgtttgggctcgacgatgaattgaccaaccagcTAATCTCCGGAgtctatgaggactttgagaagcttgtggacaaggctattCGCCAGGAAGAGCAACGCAACAAAATGGACCGAAAAAGAAAGGCAGCTCAGATCAGCTTTCCTCAGGGGAACAATCAGAAGCCTCGCTTCATGACGGGACAGCTAGGTGGGCCTTCCACCCTGATCGTCTGTCAGCACCGTCCCTATCACCCGAGTAACTTCAACAACGATTACAAcggtggcagtcacaacaacagtaaGCAGCACAACCACAACTCGACTCCACCCCCACTAATGGCACCAGCTCAGTCAGATCCGCCAGCTGTGTCAGCTCAGTCAGAACAACCCAAGAAGGGGGCTGTAGGAAAGCCAGGACcttgcttcaactgtggcaagAACGGCCACTTTGCTAGCAAGTGTCCGAAGCTGAATCGCACTAGACCCAGGTTCATCCAGGCCCGCGCCAATCATGTGTCTGCAGAGGAAGAAcaggcagcaccagaggtcgagttgggcacgtttccagtgaactcatatccagcaacagttctctttgattcaggtgcctcgcattctttcatttccaaaAGATTTGCTGGGACACATGGATTATCGGTAGTGGAACTTAAAATACCGATGAAGGTTCATACCCCTGGAAATGATATGAGGACAGCACACTACTGCCCCTCGGTGACTATAGAGATCAAAAGATCACCGTTTCTgtccaacctcatccttctcgaatctAAAGACCTGGATGTCATTctcggaatggattggttgaccagAAACAAGGGAGTGATTGACTGCGCAAGCCGCACCATCACCCTAACCAACGACAAAGGGGAGAAGATCACCTTCCGTTCCCCAGCGTCGCAGAAGTCCGTAGCGAGTCTGAATCAGGCTGCTATTGAGGGTCAGACAGAAACAGTGGAGAAAAGTCCCAggaagttggaggatattcctatagtacaagagtatcctgaggtgttcccagaagacctcactacaatgccaccgaagagagaAATCGAGTTCCGGATCGATTTGGCACCCGGGactgctccaatttacaagaggccgtacagaatggcagctaatgagctagcagaggtcaagaagaag CAAGATCTTGAGCACCTAAATTTGGGTATCGTGGAACACGGGTACGttgctgccctagaggcacggcctacgctcgtggatcaagtcagagcagctcag ttatcaagccagtttgcaaatggcaccgtttga